The proteins below are encoded in one region of Belonocnema kinseyi isolate 2016_QV_RU_SX_M_011 chromosome 3, B_treatae_v1, whole genome shotgun sequence:
- the LOC117169224 gene encoding small integral membrane protein 12 yields the protein MWPLVAGVIRRYIPILTFPVALVVGFIGYHIEGKISRRYTPSTPSISEQRMDRTLETVSSENEKAKPKIHSPLEVNLSPSLQSRN from the coding sequence ATGTGGCCCCTTGTAGCGGGAGTAATTAGACGCTACATTCCAATATTAACATTTCCGGTTGCCTTAGTAGTCGGTTTCATTGGTTATCACATTGAGGGGAAAATATCTAGAAGATATACACCTTCAACGCCATCAATATCTGAACAGCGCATGGATCGAACTTTAGAGACAGTGTCTTCGGAAAATGAAAAAGCAAAGCCGAAAATACATAGTCCACTGGAAGTAAATTTGTCACCGTCTTTACAGagtagaaattaa